Proteins encoded in a region of the Variovorax sp. PAMC 28711 genome:
- the hyi gene encoding hydroxypyruvate isomerase, with the protein MPQFAANLTMLFTELPFMQRFEAAASAGFEAVEYLFPYPYPRQELAAALHANGLHQVLHNLPAGNWDAGERGIACHPDRHSEFREGVARAIDYATALGCPRVNCLVGKLPQGATSKDVQPTLVGNLRYAARELEAAGIQLLIEPINPFDIPGFFLTRTDQALALIDEVGASNLFVQYDIYHAQRTEGELGATLAKHLPRIGHIQLADNPGRGEPGTGEINYPWLFRHIDALGYEGWIGCEYKPRTTTAEGLGWREALTQ; encoded by the coding sequence ATGCCCCAATTCGCCGCCAACCTCACGATGCTCTTCACCGAGCTGCCCTTCATGCAACGCTTCGAAGCCGCTGCCAGCGCGGGCTTCGAGGCTGTTGAATATCTCTTTCCTTACCCCTATCCCCGACAGGAACTCGCGGCTGCCCTGCACGCCAACGGGCTGCACCAGGTGCTGCACAACCTGCCCGCCGGCAACTGGGACGCCGGTGAGCGCGGCATCGCCTGCCACCCGGACCGACACAGCGAATTCCGCGAAGGCGTCGCCCGTGCCATCGACTACGCGACGGCGCTCGGCTGTCCGCGTGTCAACTGCCTCGTCGGCAAGTTGCCGCAGGGCGCCACCTCGAAGGATGTGCAGCCGACGCTGGTCGGCAACCTGCGCTACGCAGCGCGCGAGCTGGAGGCCGCCGGCATTCAGCTGTTGATCGAGCCGATCAACCCATTCGACATTCCGGGCTTCTTTCTCACGCGGACCGACCAGGCGCTCGCCCTGATCGACGAGGTCGGCGCATCGAACCTGTTCGTGCAATACGACATCTACCACGCGCAGCGAACCGAGGGCGAGCTTGGCGCCACGCTGGCCAAACACCTGCCTCGCATCGGCCACATCCAGCTGGCCGACAACCCGGGTCGCGGCGAACCGGGCACGGGCGAAATCAACTACCCATGGCTGTTCAGGCACATCGACGCGCTGGGCTACGAAGGCTGGATCGGTTGCGAATACAAACCGCGCACCACGACGGCCGAAGGCCTCGGCTGGCGCGAAGCACTCACGCAATAA
- a CDS encoding 2-hydroxy-3-oxopropionate reductase, with the protein MANIGFIGLGIMGAPMAGHLLAAGHTLFVHTRRAAPEPFASRATVCACATAVAQKSDVIILMLPDTPDVEGVLFGESGVAAGLARGKLVVDCSSIDPIQTQAFAKRIEALGCDYVDAPVSGGEVGAKAANLTIMCGGSEAAFARALPLFEKMGKNITRVGAAGAGQITKVANQIIVALNIAAVSEALVFASKAGADPAKVRQALMGGFASSRILEVHGERMIHRTFAPGFRIALHQKDLNLALQSARSLGVALPQTAGAAQLMNACAALGHAQADHSALVKAVEALAQHPVRPDSVLPTTEADAALG; encoded by the coding sequence ATGGCAAACATCGGATTCATCGGTCTCGGCATCATGGGCGCGCCCATGGCCGGGCACCTGCTCGCCGCGGGTCACACGCTTTTCGTTCACACGCGCAGGGCGGCGCCGGAGCCCTTCGCCTCCAGGGCGACGGTCTGCGCCTGCGCGACCGCGGTCGCGCAAAAGTCCGACGTCATCATCCTCATGCTGCCGGACACACCCGATGTCGAGGGGGTGCTGTTCGGCGAGAGCGGCGTGGCGGCCGGTCTCGCGCGCGGCAAGCTCGTGGTCGACTGCAGCTCGATCGACCCGATCCAGACGCAGGCCTTCGCGAAGAGGATCGAAGCGCTGGGCTGCGACTACGTCGACGCGCCCGTCTCGGGCGGCGAGGTCGGCGCCAAGGCGGCGAACCTGACGATCATGTGCGGCGGCAGCGAGGCGGCCTTCGCACGGGCGCTGCCGCTCTTCGAGAAGATGGGCAAGAACATCACGCGGGTCGGTGCGGCGGGCGCCGGGCAGATCACCAAGGTGGCGAACCAGATCATCGTGGCGCTCAACATCGCGGCGGTGTCCGAGGCGCTGGTGTTCGCGTCGAAGGCGGGCGCCGACCCGGCGAAGGTGCGGCAGGCGTTGATGGGCGGTTTCGCGTCGTCGCGCATCCTCGAAGTGCACGGCGAACGCATGATTCACCGCACCTTCGCGCCGGGCTTTCGCATCGCCCTGCACCAGAAGGACCTGAACCTTGCGCTGCAGAGCGCGCGTTCGCTCGGCGTGGCGCTGCCGCAAACCGCCGGCGCGGCACAGCTCATGAACGCCTGCGCGGCGCTGGGGCATGCGCAAGCCGATCACTCGGCGCTGGTCAAGGCAGTGGAAGCGCTGGCGCAGCACCCGGTGCGGCCCGACAGCGTACTTCCCACTACAGAAGCCGACGCCGCTTTGGGGTAG